One stretch of Rattus norvegicus strain BN/NHsdMcwi chromosome 12, GRCr8, whole genome shotgun sequence DNA includes these proteins:
- the Cyp3a2l1 gene encoding cytochrome P450 3A2-like yields MDEITSTSFGVSVDFLTNPKDTFVEKTKKLLRFDFFDPLFLSVALFPFLTPIYEMLNICMFPKDSIAFLQKFVYRMKETRLDSKHKHRVDFLQLMLNAHNNSKDEVSHKALSDVEIIAQSVTFIFAGYEITSSTLSFVLYSLATYPDIQKKLQEEIDGALPNKAPPTYDIVMEMEYLDMVLNETLRLYPVGNRLERVCKKDIELGGVFIPKGSVVMIPTYPLQRDPQHWTEPEEFHPERFSKENKGSIDPYVFLPFGHGPRNCIGMRFALMNMKLALTKVLQNFSFQPCKETQIPLKLSIQAILEPEKAIVLKVVPWDAVITGA; encoded by the exons ATGGATGAGATCACCAGCACATCATTTGGAGTCAGTGTTGATTTCCTTACCAACCCTAAGGATACTTTTGTGGAGAAAACCAAGAAGCTCTtaagatttgatttttttgatcCATTGTTCTTGTCAGTAG CACTCTTTCCATTCCTCACCCCAATATATGAGATGTTAAATATCTGCATGTTCCCAAAAGATTCAATAGCATTTTTACAAAAATTTGTGTACAGAATGAAGGAAACCCGTCTGGATTCTAAGCATAAG CACCGAGTGGATTTTCTCCAGCTGATGCTGAACGCTCATAATAATTCCAAAGACGAAGTGTCTCATAAAG CCCTGTCTGATGTTGAAATCATAGCCCAGTCAGTTACCTTTATTTTTGCTGGCTATGAAATCACCAGCAGCACACTTTCCTTTGTCTTGTATTCACTGGCAACTTACCCTGacatccagaagaaactgcaagagGAGATTGATGGGGCCCTGCCTAATAAG gcACCTCCTACCTATGATATTGTGATGGAAATGGAATACCTGGATATGGTGTTGAATGAAACCCTCAGATTGTATCCAGTTGGTAATAGACTTGAGAGAGTctgtaaaaaagacatagaacTTGGTGGTGTGTTTATACCCAAAGGGTCTGTAGTGATGATTCCAACATATCCTCTTCAACGTGACCCACAGCACTGGACGGAGCCTGAGGAATTTCATCCAGAAAG GTTCAGCAAGGAGAACAAGGGCAGCATTGATCCTTATGTATTTCTGCCCTTTGGACATGGACCCAGGAACTGCATTGGCATGAGGTTTGCTCTCATGAATATGAAACTCGCTCTCACTAAAGTTCTGCAAAACTTCTCCTTTCAGCCTTGTAAGGAAACACAG ATACCTCTGAAATTGAGTATACAAGCAATTCTTGAACCAGAAAAAGCCATTGTTCTTAAGGTTGTGCCATGGGATGCAGTCATAACTGGAGCATGA
- the LOC134481320 gene encoding endogenous retrovirus group K member 8 Gag polyprotein-like: protein MGPLSGDSRFNMEACAVKKMCQTANADLKVGDATAQLDEINAMGLIEHRVDKGQVAALNRQTQGGPQTLVDCPAGRGNWHPNRDPLGVTEERAPLINLQHLVKEGERSLKESSLRELAPLPLPVDPILGEESASGIKSSPSPPSVIIDMESAFDPISARPFSAEKIMSNAPPNTPECQPNRQLYPSLQDLVLDSPPVSDACRQLTNDVTSLRHMVETRKEQVQLLIALRDLETKLTELTPLQSPQLKATGQGKTPNKKHKILAFPLSLRSGTKVPRDPSTPGTLEEEEDRDTDGDSEEETELHPDSQEPGDTAAGSGSRAARAAPGPPRYHYQPLDFKILEKLKTAVSNYGPVAPFTLALLESSTEGWLTPNEFSQLARAGLSGGDFVLWKSEMAEATKEIETKNRVRPDTRSWTAKKILGEPPFNTLESQMQFSPGLLAQIRQACLAAWKRLPPKSGFSSTLTKVLQGADEPYSSFVSRLTETAERLFGVQEPENPFIKQLAFENANSTCQDILKHHRSKPLAEYVRLCAGAGTSHAIGLAIGAALQNAGFNSQKTCFNCKQVGHFMQECPHPRQNKRPPAEGQGNASPMRALPTTLCPRCSRGRHWANECRSKTDSQGRPLPPRQSGNFPRGQPPAPSFRTGPGAIGFVPQQASHTSPNQSHPSPNQLPISGEPQRTAQDWTSVPPPVQY, encoded by the exons ATGGGCCCTCTGAGTGGAGATTCTAGGTTTAATATGGAAGCTTGTGCAGTTAAAAAAATGTGtcagacagcaaatgctg ACCTTAAGGTTGGAGATGCTACTGCTCAATTAGATGAAATAAATGCCATGGGTTTAATTGAGCACCGAGTTGACAAGGGCCAGGTGGCAGCATTGAATCGCCAGACACAAG gtggaccccagaccctggtcGACTGCCCTGCGGGTCGGGGCAACTGGCACCCGAACAGGGACCCCTTGGGGGTCACAGAGGAGAGAGCGCCGCTCATCA ATCTTCAGCATTTAGTCAAGGAAGGAGAGCGTTCACTGAAGGAAAGCTCGCTGAGGGAGCTTGCTCCTCTCCCCTTACCTGTTGACCCCATCCTGGGAGAGGAGTCGGCCTCTGGCATTAAGTCGTCGCCTTCCCCCCCATCGGTCATTATTGatatggagagtgcctttgatcctatctcTGCTAGACCTTTCTCCGCTGAAAAGATTATGTCCAATGCTCCACCCAATACACCAGAATGCCAACCTAATAGACAACTTTATCCTTCTCTTCAAGACTTAG TCCTTGATTCACCCCCTGTCTCAGATGCTTGTCGCCAGCTGACCAACGATGTGACATCCTTGAGACACATGGTAGAGACTAGAAAAGAGCAGGTACAATTGCTTATAGCTCTTCGCGATTTAGAGACAAAATTGACAGAGCTGACACCCTTGCAGAGTCCCCAGCTTAAGGCTACAGGCCAGGGTAAAACTCCAAACAAGAAACATAAAATTTTagcttttcccctctccctgagGAGTGGGACAAAAGTCCCTAGAGACCCCTCCACCCCAGGTaccctggaggaggaggaggatcgaGATACAGATGGTGATTCTGAGGAGGAGACAGAACTTCACCCCGACTCACAGGAGCCAGGAGATACAGCTGCTGGCTCTGGGTCCCGCGCAGCTCGGGCTGCACCGGGTCCTCCACGCTATCATTATCAGCccctagattttaaaatattagaaaagctCAAAACAGCGGTATCAAATTATGGCCCTGTGGCCCCCTTTACACTGGCACTTTTAGAATCCTCTACTGAAGGATGGCTCACACCAAACGAGTTTTCGCAGCTTGCCCGAGCCGGGCTTTCAGGCGGCGACTTTGTGCTTTGGAAATCTGAAATGGCTGAAGCCacaaaagaaattgaaacaaaaaatCGTGTACGTCCTGATACCAGGTCATGGACAGCAAAAAAGATTCTTGGTGAGCCACCCTTTAATACTTTAGAGTCTCAAATGcaattttctcctggtcttttggctcaaATTCGTCAGGCATGCCTGGCAGCCTGGAAAAGGTTGCCTCCCAAGTCTGGTTTCTCCTCCACGCTCACTAAGGTACTCCAGGGAGCTGACGAACCATACAGTTCTTTTGTCAGCCGTTTGACCGAGACAGCAGAGCGCTTGTTTGGTGTTCAAGAGCCTGAAAATCCCTTTATTAAACAGCTAGcatttgaaaatgctaattccACTTGCCAGGATATTCTCAAACACCACCGGTCAAAGCCTTTGGCAGAGTATGTTCGCCTCTGCGCAGGGGCAGGAACAAGCCATGCTATCGGTTTAGCTATTGGAGCTGCTCTTCAAAATGCAGGCTTTAATTCTCAAAAAACCTGCTTTAACTGCAAACAAGTTGGTCATTTCATGCAAGAATGCCCCCACCCTCGTCAAAATAAAAGACCCCCAGCTGAGGGACAAGGGAATGCTTCCCCAATGAGGGCTCTACCTACTACATTGTGCCCCCGCTGCTCTAGAGGTCGACATTGGGCTAACGAATGCCGATCCAAAACTGACAGCCAAGGCCGCCCTCTGCCTCCACGGCAGTCGGGAAACTTCCCACGGGGGCAGCCTCCGGCCCCCTCCTTCAGGACAGGCCCCGGGGCAATAGGGTTTGTCCCTCAGCAAGCCAGCCACACCTCACCCAATCAATCCCACCCCTCACCCAATCAATTGCCCATCTCTGGCGAGCCACAAAGAACAGCTCAGGACTGGACCTCTGTGCCTCCGCCAGTACAATACTAA